A genomic region of Syntrophobacterales bacterium contains the following coding sequences:
- the had gene encoding 6-hydroxycyclohex-1-ene-1-carbonyl-CoA dehydrogenase: MADVPKTIKQWQMVQPTSVNRETKEVTPGKLEIAEIPVPELKEGEVLVQVAGCGVCHTDLGYFFDGVPTVSKPPLALGHEIAGTVVAGDAAWIGKEVIIPAVMPCRKCILCKTGRGNRCLAQKMPGNSIGVYGGFASHIPVPTIDLCEVKNRGGYALEQLAVVADAVTTPYQACKRADLQPGDNVIIIGATGGVGVYMAQTAKALGAKNVIGIARNPEKLKRALGFGCDAVISTLDKTNKDIVGEWRNFCKTTGAVNTGWKIFEVTGSKAGQDLALDLLSFVGKLILVGFGMAKSEYMFSKLMAFDAEVIGTWGCLPEYYPIVLDMVLSKKIQIDPFVEVRKMSTIAATFAEIHKAGSPEKRVVLTPDF, from the coding sequence GTGGCAGATGGTCCAACCGACTTCGGTTAACAGAGAGACGAAAGAAGTAACGCCCGGCAAGCTTGAGATTGCCGAGATACCGGTGCCCGAGTTGAAAGAAGGCGAAGTGCTGGTACAGGTGGCGGGTTGCGGCGTATGCCACACCGACCTTGGTTACTTTTTTGACGGTGTCCCGACTGTAAGTAAGCCACCCTTGGCCTTGGGTCATGAGATCGCCGGGACGGTCGTAGCAGGCGATGCCGCATGGATCGGGAAAGAGGTAATTATCCCTGCAGTTATGCCTTGCAGAAAGTGTATTCTCTGCAAAACAGGCAGAGGAAACAGATGCCTTGCCCAGAAAATGCCTGGAAACAGCATAGGCGTGTATGGCGGTTTCGCGAGCCACATCCCGGTACCCACGATTGACCTTTGTGAAGTCAAGAACAGAGGCGGCTATGCCCTTGAGCAGCTTGCCGTTGTAGCGGATGCGGTTACCACCCCGTACCAGGCATGCAAAAGAGCAGATCTCCAGCCCGGAGACAACGTAATTATCATCGGCGCAACTGGCGGAGTCGGCGTGTATATGGCCCAGACCGCCAAAGCTCTCGGCGCGAAGAACGTGATCGGTATCGCCCGTAACCCTGAAAAGCTGAAAAGAGCTCTCGGATTCGGCTGCGATGCAGTAATCAGTACCTTAGATAAGACGAATAAGGACATTGTCGGCGAGTGGAGAAACTTCTGCAAAACGACCGGCGCCGTAAATACGGGCTGGAAGATATTTGAAGTAACAGGCTCGAAAGCCGGTCAGGACTTGGCTCTCGACCTTCTCTCCTTCGTAGGTAAGCTCATCCTCGTCGGCTTTGGAATGGCGAAGAGCGAGTATATGTTCTCCAAGCTGATGGCTTTTGACGCTGAAGTTATCGGAACTTGGGGTTGTCTGCCGGAGTATTATCCGATCGTCCTTGACATGGTACTGAGCAAGAAGATACAGATCGACCCGTTTGTCGAGGTCAGAAAGATGAGCACGATCGCAGCAACATTTGCAGAGATTCATAAGGCGGGATCCCCTGAGAAGAGGGTAGTCCTTACGCCTGATTTCTAG